The genomic region CTTGCCTAATGCCCTAAGACCATTCTTCACTTCAAGCGTTACATTTTTATCAAAGGAAGTCACACGCACATAGGCATAATTGCTTCCCTCAATCTTTTTTACCTTCACAGATTCCACGCGGATAATATCACGCACGAGATTAAAGATTAGTGGTTTATTTTCACCTGAACGCACGATGGTAAGCTCTAGCTTTGTTTTAGGCTTGCCACGCATAAGATTTACCGCGCTATCTATTGGCATACCTAGCGTGCTTTCATCATTTATCTTTAAAATCACATCGCCACTTTTAATGCCCGCCTTGTATGCCGGCGTATTGTCAATGGGCGCAACAACGGTGAGCGCGCCATCTTTCATATCAAGCGAAAGTCCAATGCCGCCAAACTCACCCTCTGTCTGACTTTTAAGATCATCAAATTTCTTTTTATCCAAATACGCCGAATGTGCGTCAAGATTACTCAAAAGCCCATCAATTGCTTTATCCACAATCGCATCAATTTTAAGCTCATCGACATAGCCTTCCTCTATCGCGCTAATGACTTTGCGTAGTTTTTTATACGCATCAAGCCTATTTTGCTCTTTATCATCTGCTGCATTTGCATTGAATACTAGCCCAAGACACGCGATTACAAGAAAAATTCCTGCTAATTTTTTTACATCTCTATACCTTATGTTTTTTTGCCAAAACATCTTTGTTAAACCCCTTCTTTTTTCTTTAAGAACCCTTTTGGGTGTTAAAAT from Helicobacter himalayensis harbors:
- a CDS encoding S41 family peptidase, translating into MFWQKNIRYRDVKKLAGIFLVIACLGLVFNANAADDKEQNRLDAYKKLRKVISAIEEGYVDELKIDAIVDKAIDGLLSNLDAHSAYLDKKKFDDLKSQTEGEFGGIGLSLDMKDGALTVVAPIDNTPAYKAGIKSGDVILKINDESTLGMPIDSAVNLMRGKPKTKLELTIVRSGENKPLIFNLVRDIIRVESVKVKKIEGSNYAYVRVTSFDKNVTLEVKNGLRALGKVDGVVLDLRSNPGGLLDQAVDLSKLFIKSGVIVSQKGRNKNENIEFKASGIAPYAELPLVVLVNGGSASASEIVAGALQDHKRAILVGEPTFGKGSVQVVIRLDNDEAIKLTIAKYYLPSGRTIQAVGVQPDVLVYPGAVPESSNSFSIKEADLKRHLQGELEKIQDTKEGKGSSKETQKDSKAKIINSEDVYKDIQLKSAIDILKAWNIFKPSK